Genomic segment of Rhodothermales bacterium:
TGAGGCGCTTGTCCGCGTCGGAAAGCGGCGGCTGACCGGGCTGCGGCGGCATATCGCCGAAGCGCATGATCGTCCCGGTGAACTCGGTACCGAAAACCGATTTGTAGAAGGTGAATGCCGCTTCGGTTTCGCGAGGGAAGTTGAGGTAGGTGCTGACTCGCGCCATGGACGTCGGGTTTGATGAAACGATACGGGAAACAACACGGAATACGGGCTAGTCGCCGGCTTCGGCGGGAGGGTCGTCCCCTTCCGCCATGGTCCGCAGGTACGCATCCAGCCGGTCGAAACTTTCCTCCCAGTACTGGCGGTACTGCGCCACCCAGTCGGCGACCTCCCGGAGCGGCTTCGCCTCCAGCCGGCAGGGACGCCACTGGGCCTTGCGGCTTCGCGTGATCAGGCCGGCACGCTCGAGAACCTTGAGATGTTTGGTCACAGCCGGCGCGCTGATCGCAAGCGGCGAAGCCAGCTCCTTTACGGAAGCCTCCCCCTCCACAAGCCGCGTCAACATGGCACGCCGGGTCGGATCGGCCAACGCCGCGAACGTCGCGCTCAATGTATCTGAAACCATAGTAATACACTCAAAGGTTAATTAGCCTATCGGCAAACTAACCTCCAGAACCCTTCGTGTCAAGCCCCCGGACCGAAAAGACGAACCGCCCTGGTAAAGCGGGTCCGAGCCGGGTCCTCACTCGGCATCGTGAAGCGGAAAGGCGACCGTTTCGAACGGCCAATCGCGCGTCAGCCAGCCGCGCAGGGCGTCGACGAGGCGTGGTTCGAGTCCCGACGCCCGTTCGCTCTCCCGGACCCACAGGTGCACCTGCGCATCGGCGTCATCGGCCGGATTGATATAGATGCACCCGAGCACCCGCCCGCCATCGGGGCTGAGTACCGAATACGTGAAGGACGTCCGTTCGTCGAACAGGCGTTCGTGTTCATCGAGATCGCGGGTGTT
This window contains:
- a CDS encoding metalloregulator ArsR/SmtB family transcription factor; translated protein: MVSDTLSATFAALADPTRRAMLTRLVEGEASVKELASPLAISAPAVTKHLKVLERAGLITRSRKAQWRPCRLEAKPLREVADWVAQYRQYWEESFDRLDAYLRTMAEGDDPPAEAGD